In Phaeobacter piscinae, one genomic interval encodes:
- the dapA gene encoding 4-hydroxy-tetrahydrodipicolinate synthase produces the protein MFKGSMPALVTPFSNGELDLDTLKRLVEWHIDQGSTALVPVGTTGESPTLTHEEHETVIAEVVKIAAGRVPVIAGAGSNNTVEGKRFVQFAAEVGADAALVVTPYYNKPTQRGLIAHFTELHNCADIPIVIYNIPGRSVIDMTPATMGELAKLERIIGVKDATGDIARVSQQRASCGADFIQLSGEDATALGFNAHGGVGCISVTANVAPKLCAEFQAATLAGDYALALEYQDKLMPLHEAIFIEPGLAGAKYGLSKLGLCSEEVRLPLTGLEDSTKAAIDAAMAHAGLL, from the coding sequence ATGTTCAAAGGCTCTATGCCAGCCCTCGTCACCCCGTTTTCCAACGGCGAGCTGGATCTGGATACGCTCAAACGGTTGGTCGAGTGGCACATTGATCAGGGCTCTACAGCGCTGGTCCCGGTGGGCACCACCGGTGAAAGCCCAACGCTGACCCATGAAGAGCATGAAACCGTCATTGCCGAAGTGGTGAAAATCGCGGCAGGCCGGGTGCCGGTGATTGCCGGGGCCGGATCCAATAACACGGTTGAAGGCAAGCGGTTCGTGCAATTCGCCGCCGAGGTTGGCGCCGATGCCGCGCTGGTGGTGACGCCCTATTACAACAAGCCAACCCAGCGCGGATTGATTGCGCATTTCACCGAGCTTCATAACTGCGCCGATATTCCGATTGTGATCTACAATATTCCCGGTCGCTCGGTCATCGACATGACCCCTGCCACCATGGGCGAACTGGCCAAGCTGGAGCGCATCATTGGTGTGAAGGATGCAACCGGCGATATCGCCCGCGTGTCCCAGCAGCGCGCCTCTTGCGGCGCGGATTTCATCCAGCTGTCTGGCGAGGATGCCACCGCGCTGGGCTTCAACGCTCATGGTGGGGTTGGCTGCATTTCGGTGACGGCCAATGTCGCGCCGAAGCTCTGCGCCGAATTCCAAGCGGCGACGCTGGCCGGTGATTACGCATTGGCGCTGGAGTATCAGGACAAGCTGATGCCGCTGCATGAGGCGATCTTCATCGAGCCGGGTCTGGCGGGGGCGAAATACGGCCTATCGAAATTGGGCCTGTGCAGCGAGGAGGTGCGCCTGCCGCTGACCGGTCTGGAAGACAGCACCAAGGCCGCAATCGACGCCGCCATGGCGCACGCAGGTCTGCTGTAA